The Gammaproteobacteria bacterium genomic sequence CGGAATACAATGGCCTGAAAATGGTGCTCGGCGGCACCACCCTGTCAGGCGAGGACATCCAGCGGCTGCGCCAGCGCATTGAGCGGGGTGAGTTCAGCGAGGGCCGGGGCACACGGTCATCTGACGATGTGGTCGGCCAGTACATTGCCAGGATTACCGCTGACATCAAGCTGGCCCGGCCCCTGAAGGTCATCGTCGACTGCGGTAACGGCGTAGCCGGCGTGGTCGCGCCACAGCTACTGCGCGCGCTGGGCTGCGAGGTCATCGAGCTGTTCTGCGAGGTCGACGGTACCTTCCCTCACCATCACCCCGACCCCAGCAAACCGGAAAACCTGCTCGACCTGAAACAGGCACTGGCCGGACTCCCCCCCGCACAACAGGCCGACATCGGCCTCGCCTTCGACGGCGATGGCGATCGTCTGGGGGTGGTGACGCCCACCGGCAAGGTGATCTGGGCCGATCGGCAGATGATGCTGTATGCGCAGGATGTGCTGTCGCGCAATCCGGGCGCCGAGATCATTTATGACATCAAGTGCACCACCAACCTGCACAAGATCATCGAACAGGCCGGCGGCAAGGCCACCATGTGGAAGACCGGTCACAGCTTCGTCAAGGCCAAGCTCAAGGAAAGCGGCGCGGCACTGGCCGGCGAAATGAGTGGCCACATCTTTTTCAAGGAACGCTGGTACGGTTTCGACGACGCCACCTACACGGCATCACGCCTGCTGGAGATTCTCGCTAAAGATGTCAGACCGGCCGATGACATTTTCAACGCCTTGCCCGACAGCATCAACACGCCTGAATTGAATATGGGCACCGCCGAAGGTGAAAACCATCCATTGGTCGACAAACTGATTCAAACGGCAGATTTCCCCGATGCCAAAATCACCACCATCGACGGACTACGTGTGGACTTCGAGGATGGCTTCGGATTGGTGCGCGCCTCCAACACAACACCCTGTTTAGTCTTTCGCTTCGAGGCCACGAATGAAAATGGCCTGAGACGAATCCAGGATGACTTCCGCAAGCTGCTGAAAACACAGATTCCTGATGCCGAGCTGCCTTTTTGAATTACAATTAAGACCAAAACCTGATATCTAAAAAAGGGTATCAGCGGCTATTTGACGCTGGGCGGCAACCCGTTGAGAATTTTGTTTTCTGGCATGTTTTTCATTCCACTTCGTTAGCGGAATAATTTATTAGCATGCTGCCACTTTAAATGTCTTTCAAGGTTCCTTTTGAAACAGACCTACTCACGCGACCCTGTTATTAATCGCTCCTTAAAACATTCCGTTCGCGATGGTGCGGCTTATGCGGTGATGTCAGGCACTGGCGAAACCTATTTTTCGGCCTTCGCCATTTTCCTCAAAGCATCCACCGCCCAGATCGGTTTTCTAGCGTCAGTCCCTCTCTTGCTCGCATCATTTGCCCAGCTATTGTCTGCCTGGCTCGGGCACATCTATGGCAATCGAAAAATTATTATTTTGATTGGCGCAAGCCTACAGGCATTGATCTGGATTCCGATTGCGTTATTGCCATTTTTTCCGACAGATCATTCAGTAGAAATATTTATCACCTGCATCATTCTCTATTATGCTTTTGGCAATCTGGTTGCGCCGCAGTGGTCAAGCCTGATGGGAGAACTGGTGACAGAAAAAAAACGCGGCCGCTTCTTTGCACGTCGCACCCGCATCTCAAGCATGATGTCATTCTTCTCTTTAGTCTCGGCCGGCTTACTGTTGCATTATTTTGATGACAACATGGCAACTAAAACGGGTTATCTAATCATCTTTAGTGTTGCCTTTATTTCCCGCCTGATCTCTGTATATCATTTGTCAAAAATGTATGACCCACCAGGCCATGTCGCAGCCATTGAAGTACCTGTTGAAAAAACCACCTGGAAACAATTAACGCAATCACAATTTGCCGGTTTTTCATCGTACTTTGCACTGATCCAGTTTTGCGTCGCCATTGCCTCACCTTTTTTTTCAATTTATCTGTTACGTGATCTCGGTTTTAGTTATATCGAATTCATGGCCTGCATGGCATCCACTGTACTTCTGCAGTTTCTCACGCTTAACCGCTGGGGCCGCATATCGGATATATTTGGTAACAGGGTAATACTGAGCCTGTGTGGCAGCCTGATCCCCTTCGTTCCTTTATTGTGGCTTTTCTCAACAAACTTTAGTTACCTGCTTGTGGTCCAGGCATTCGGCGGAGCTATCTGGGCCGGCTTTACATTAAGCGCAAGTAATTTTCTCTACGACCTGATTCCACAAAATAAACGTGCTACCTATATGGCCTCACACAATGTGCTGGCGAGTATTGGTGTCTTTTTTGGGGCGTTACTGGGCGGTTATTTAGGAACTGTGATGCCTGAAAAATATAGCGTGCTCGGCTATGAAATAAATTTGGTCAGCCAACTGTATAATGTTTTTATTCTGTCGTTTGTTCTACGTTTGATTACGTCATTTCTACTGATCCCACGATTAAAAGAAACTCGACGCGTTAAACCGGTCACAATTAGAAGATTGGTATTTAGAGTTGTCCGTTTTAATCCCTTATCGGGCCTGAACTTTGAAATCATCAGTAGTCGGCGGAAATCACCCTGACAAACCCCGCGTGATAGGGATGACGTAACATTCCCAGCCTGGCCCGTCCAAAGGCCACGCTCTTGCGCCCTACGAATTGCATCTAATAAAATACCCCTATGTTAGTGATCCCAAACCTCAGACCCGTTACACTACCTCTATGACTCTAAACGCCAAATCCGCAATGAATGTCGCCCACGTGCTGACCGAGGCGCTGCCTTATATACAGCGTTTCTCCGGCAAGACCATCGTCATCAAATACGGCGGCAACGCCATGGTAGATGATGACCTGAAAAACAGCTTTGCCCGGGACATCGTGCTGATGAAGACGGTGGGCATCAATCCCGTCGTGGTGCACGGTGGCGGCCCGCAGATCGGCAAATTGCTGGCGCGCATCGGCAAGGAGACCGCGTTTGTGCAGGGCATGCGGGTCACCGATAGCGAGACCATGGACGTGGTGGAGATGGTGCTGGGCGGGCTGGTGAACAAGGAGATCGTCAACCTTATCAACCAGCGAGGCGGCTGCGCCATCGGCCTCACCGGCAAGGACGGTGACATGATCCGCGCCCACAAACTCACCTTTGAACAGTCCGCGCCCGAGATGAACGCCTCGGAGATCGTCGACATCGGCCATGTGGGCGAGGTCACCAGCATCGATCCCTCGGTGGTGAACATGCTGGTCAGCGGCAACTTCATTCCGGTTATCGCCCCCATCGGCGTGGGCCAGGACGGCCAGTCCTACAATATCAATGCCGACCTGGTGGCCGGCAAACTGGCGGAGACCCTGCGCGCCGAAAAGCTGATCCTGCTCACCAATACCGCCGGCCTGCTGGACAAGGACGGCGAGCTGCTCACCGGCCTGGGCACCGACCGGGTCAACGAACTGATCGCCGATGGCACCATCCATGGCGGCATGCTGCCCAAGATCCGCTGCGCACTGGAGGCCGTTCAGGCCGGCGTCAGCGCCGCGCACATTATCGATGGTCGGGTACAACATGCGGTGATGCTGGAGATCTTTACCGACGAGGGTGTCGGCACCCTGATTCGTTCGCGCAATAGCTAGTGTTGCACGCTAGCCGGCACATCCCTTCTGGAGTCATCAACCGTGACCGATAAATCTCCTCGCGCCCAACAGATTCTCGAGGCCCTGGCCCGCCAGCTGGAAAACCATCCCGGTGAGCACATCACCACGGCCGCGCTGGCCAGGGCGGTGGGGGTCTCCGAGGCCGCCCTGTATCGCCACTTCCCCAGCAAGGCCCGCATGTTTGAGGCGCTGATCGAATTTATCGAACACAGCGTGTTTGGCCTGATCACCCGCATTCTCGACGAGCACGATACTGCCAGCGCACGCTGCGAACACCTGCTTACCATGCTGCTGAGTTTTTCCCTGCGCAACCCCGGCCTGACCCGCATCCTGGTGGGTGATGCGCTCACCGGTGAACACGAGCGGCTACGGCTGCGGATCACCCAGTTCTACGACCGGCTGGAAACCCAGCTAAAGCAGATCCTGCGCGAGGCTGAAGGCAAAAACCAGTTACCGGTCGGCCACCCCTCCACCGCCATCGCCAACCTGCTGCTGGCCATCGCCGAGGGGCGCATGAATCAGTTTGTGCGCAGCGGGTTCCGGCAGTCGCCACTGGAACGCTGGGACCAACAGTGGCAGTTACTCGTCGGCACGCTGTTTCCCACGCCCCGCTAGACCGCGCCCGACCCCACAACCGTCATCCCCTCCCCCGTGGACTGGCTCAACCACTTACTACTGTTTCTTATCTCCCTGGTCGCCAATATATTTTCTGCCTTTGCCGGCGGCGGCGCGGGCCTGCTGCAATTTCCCGTGCTGATCTTTCTGGGCCTGCCGTTCGGCGTCGCCCTGGCGACACACAAGGTGGCCAGTGTGGCGCTGGGCATCGGCGCCACACTGCGCAACCTGCGCGAAGGCGGTCTGCAGCGTCGCCTGACCCTGTTCATTACCGCCTGCGGTGTGCCCGGCGTCATTATCGGCGCCAGCGTGATCCTGTTTGTGCCCGACCGCAGCGCCGAAATCGCGCTGGGCCTGCTGACCGTTTCCCTCGGCCTGTATTCATTCTTCCAGCCGCAGCTGGGACAACAGCCGCGCACCACGAACCAGAGCCTGCAACACTATGCCATCGGGGGTGTCGTGTTATTTTTCATCGGCATCCTGAACGGCTCGCTCACCTCCGGCACCGGCCTGTTCGTCACCCTTTGGCTGGTGCGCTGGTTCGGGCTGGATTACAAACGCGCCGTGGCCCACACCCTGGTGCTGGTCGGGCTGTTCTGGAATGGCAGCGGCGCCATCACCCTGGGCCTGATCGGTGACATACAGTGGGACTGGCTGCCGGCCCTATTGGCCGGCTCACTGCTGGGCGGCTATATCGGCGCACACCTCGCCATCACCCGGGGCAATCGCTGGATCAAGCATACTTTCGAGGCCATCACCCTGGCCGTGGGCCTGAAACTGATCATCGGTTGAAAGATTCGGGCCATCCTTTCCTATATCTCAAAAATATACCCGCAACAAAAAGGCCGACAATCCGATTGCCGGCCTTTTGTAGTTAGTTGCTATGGTTAGCTGCTGTGGTTAGCTGCTGTGGTTAGCTATTTTAGCCTGTGACCGAACGAATGTCCCTTGTCGATCATCAACCCCTATACCAACATCAAAAATTGTACACCAGGGTCACGGCAGTCTCCGTGTCGGTCTTCTTGATACCGACCGGCACATCCGAGGTATTTTTTATCGTATAGGTGATCTTTGTCGCCAGGCTGCCATTGATCTGCGCCGACAGGGCGGTCACGGATTTTGTGATCGTCACATCTTCACCCACCTCGGTCGAAAAGTTCTCGGTAAACTTGCTGGTCCCGGAAATATCCCAGGCCAGGTTGGCGGCACCGCGCACCATCAGCTCATCTTCACTGCCGCCGTGTTCCAGCTTGCTCTGGCGCGCACCGGGGCCGATTTCGAGATCCAGCTTCAGATCGGGATTATCAATAATGCGTCGACCATAACCCAGCGCCTCGGTGACGCGGTAGTCGTAACCACTGAAGCGATCGTTTTCATAGGCCAGCAGCGCAAACAAATAATTTTGCGGGCCGAACTTGTAATTGCTCTGCCCAGTAATGGCATAGCGTTCCGCCGTGGTGGTACCGTGATCCGAGCTGGTCAGGGAATCAAAGCCCAGCGTATGCCGCCATTTCTCCCGCTCGGTTTCCGCCTTGGCCTTGGCACTGGTGGTTTTCGTTTTGGTATTACCCGTGGTATTGACGATACCCAGTTCAACACTGCCCTTCCAGCTTCCATCGCCAGGTGCCGTCTCCGCCATGGTGTCAGTGACGACAAGGCCTGACAGACATAGCACCGAGAGTGCGCCGATCACTCTATTCTGTTGCATCGGTTTTTCCTTTTTATCCATCCGTGATTCGTAAAATATATACTAGTGTTGCGAACCGGAGATAGCGGAACAAATGCAACAGATGGATTTTTTCGTCAGGCTAGGCGCAGACCCGCAGCCGTATGGGGTATACGGCAAGGGGCTGCAACGACGCATGGCGGAAAAAGACGCTGTTTCATGTTTCGTTATTTCCGGTTCGCAACACCAGATCCGGCAGATACCTAAACACCATATTTGTCCCGGTAGGCCTGGATCGCCGCCAGGGCATCAGCCTGGTCACTCTTGTTGCTGAGGAATTCAACCAATTGTAGCAAACCGACGATACTGGCCACCTTCAGGCCATAATCACGCTCTACCTCCTGAATCGCCGAGACCTCACCCTGGCCGCGCTCCTGACGATCCAGGGCGATCACCACGCCGGCCGGCTGTGCGCCCGCCGCCTGGATAATCTCCACCGACTCACGCACCGAGGTGCCGGCTGATATCACGTCATCGATAATCAATACGCGGCCCTTGAGCTCGGCGCCGACAATCAACCCACCCTCGCCATGGTCTTTGGCCTCCTTACGATTAAAACAGTAGGGAACGTCGCGTCCGTGCTGATCCGCCAATGCAATCGCCAGACTCGCCGCCAGCGGGATGCCCTTGTAGGCCGGGCCGTAAATGGTGTCGAACGCCAGGCCCGAATCGATAATCGCCTGGGCATAAAAACGCCCCAGACGGGCCAGGCTGGCGCCGGTGTTGAACAGCCCGCTATTGAAGAAATAGGGGCTGACGCGCCCGGACTTGAGCGTGAATTCGCCAAACCGCAGCACGCCAACGTCGATCGCAAATTCAAGAAATTCCTGTTGATAATCTTGCATGGCCGCTTCCCGTTAGACAGTTCATTAAGGTGGCATATTGTAGCCCATCTGCCCGCACAACATTAAGCCCTGCCGCTGAAGCTGCGGTATAATCCGTCGCATTAATAGATATCAGGACTTTGCATGAAAATTATCAGCGCCAATCTCAATGGCATACGCTCCGCTCACAAAAAGGGCTTTTTCCAATGGCTGCACACCCAGCAGGCCGACGTCATCTGCCTGCAGGAGACAAAGGCACAGGAGCATCAGCTCGACCCCGATGTGTTTTATCCCGAGGGTTATCACTGCCACTATTTTGATGCCGAAAAAAAGGGCTATAGCGGTGTGGCCATCTATGCCCGGCAAAAACCGCTACGCGTGATTCGCGGACTGGGCGAGGGCTTTGAAGACATGGATGCCGAGGGTCGTTTCATTCAGGCGGACTTTGCCCAGCAAGACGGCAACACGCTCAGCGTGATCTCGCTCTACCTTCCCTCCGGCTCCTCCAGGGAAGAGCGCCAGCAGATCAAGTTCAGCTTTATGGATCGCTTCACCGACACGCTCAAGGCCATGCACCGCAAAGCTCATGAATTTGTGATCTGCGGCGACTGGAATATCGTGCACCGGGAAATCGATATCAAGAACTGGAAAAGCAATCAGAAAAATTCCGGCTGTCTGCCCGAAGAGCGTGCCTGGCTGGACCAGCTGTTTGGCCCGTTGGGTTTTAGCGATGCCTTTCGGGTGGTGAATCAGGAGGCCGGCCAATATACCTGGTGGTCAAACCGCGGCCAGGCCTGGGCCAATAATGTCGGATGGCGTATCGACTATCAGGTGATTACCCCGGGCCTGAGGGAGCGGGTGTTAAATGCCAGCATCTATAAGGCTGAACGTTTCTCAGATCACGCGCCACTGATTATTGAGTATCGCTAGCCAGACATTCCCGATAACCATCAATAGCTAACTATCAATAGCCAGCACCGCGAGCGTTTTGACGGCTGTTATTCGATGCGGGCGCCGGGGTTTTTATCCGCGCGCCTACTGGGTATAAAATTTCTGGCGGAACTCCACGACGACAGGCTTGGCGCTGCCCTCGGGCAAAACCTGCAGGACAAAATCCAGCATTTCTTCATGCGCCACATGAAATTCGCTCACGTAGTAGATCGTGTCCCCCTCGTCAATCTCCCGCACCTTGAAGGTACGGAACTGACCGGTCAGATTGCTGGCGCTGGCGGTGATATTTGCCCGCACCGGTTTTTCCACGCCCTTTGACTCATTCTTCATCACGGAGACGGTTATCATGCCGCGGTTTTTACTGCGGACGATATTGTAGGCCTCGGCCATCGCCGGCTGCAGGGTATCGGTATTAAAGGCGTTGTAGTGCACCGTGTATTCGCCAAATACCTGGGGCTCTCCGGCCACGGCGGAGTGACACATCACGACGATGGCGCTGACGGCCAGCAGGATTAACAGGGATATCTTTTTCATCATCGCAGCACCTTTCGCACCCTAAAGGACTCATTCCGGCTCTCGATCAACCTTCTTGAATATTGTGGCTCGTGTCAAGCCCGTTCTATGGCTTGCCATTAAGCTACAGGGTTGATTCTAGTTGAGCACAACAAAAAAGGCACGACCCGCTATCCACGAGTCATGCCCTGTTTACGCTACGATAATGGGTTTGCGCTCGCGCCCTGGCGAGTGCCGCAACGGCGTTATCAATGCGGTTATGAGGCCTCCGCGGTCTTCTGATCCGTATTCTGCAGCGGCGCCAGGGGGGTGTTGATATGCCCAAGCACCTTGTTAATGGTTCCAAGTTGCTCCATCAGCTCATCGCTTTGCTTCTCCAGGCCGGCGATATTGTCCGAGAGCTTTTCACGCGAATTCTTGATCTTCTGCAAATTGCTGAGGCGCTTTTCCAGCTGGATTTTTCGTTCCTTGATGCGTGCCGCCAGTGGCCGCATCACTGATCCCGCCCACTCCTCGGCATCCTGATTGGCGCGGAAGAAGATATTGCGCGCATGGCTGACCATCGAGACAATAAATTTTTTCACCACGAAGCTTTGCTCGGTCATCGCGGTCATCGAGCTTTCTCTGAATTCACCCGCCTTTTTGTACAGCTGGTCCAGCTCGCGTGAATAGCGGGCGGTGGTGAACAGGGTGGGGTTCAGATCGGTGAAGCCATGCTCGTCACGAAAACGGTCGTAGATCGACTGCACGATGGCATTGGATTTTTCCGCCTGATAGTTCACCTGGGTCATCGTGTCACGGGCATTTTCAAAAAAGCCCTTCATGCCGGATCGCAGACCGTGGGTGGTCCAGCTGTCGACCATCTCGGTACGCGTCTTGGCAATCATCTTGTCCAGGCTGTCCAGCCCCAGCGCCTCGATCAAGGCGACCAGCTGGCGTTTCAGCACGTGGCGGGAGGTCTGGAAATTCTCGACGTCTTTTTGATAGATGCCCTGCTCGGTGCGCAGCTTCTGCATGGTCTCCATCAGCACATCGGCGCTCTTTCCCGACAGGGAGCGCAGCTCTTCCAGCTGCTGATTCACCGCCTCGTGGCGCTCGGTGAGCACACCGCGGGTGGTCTCCACCATGGAGCCGATCCGCGACACAATATTCTCCCGCACCAGATGCTGTTTGGCGGGCAACACGTCATCCGACAGGGTGGCCTCCAGCGCCAGCAGGCCGCTCTTTTCCAACAGTTCGTCATTGCCCTTTACCCGGGCCAGCAGGCCCTTCTGGGCCGATACGGGATAGATATTGCTGGCGTCGATGTTGAGCATTTCCGCCGTCTTGTCGACCTGCTTCTGGATATTGGCGTTATTGGTGGCCTCATCCTGTAGCTCGTCCCAGAGGGTGTCGATCTTGTTCAGCACCACGATGAGCCCGCCTGACTCGCGGTTTTCACGGAATGCCTGGGCATGGTCACGCCAGATCTGCATGTCGGTCTTGGTGGCCCCGGTGTCGGCGGCCAGCACGAAGATCACCGCCTGGGCATTCGGCAGCATGTCCATGGTCAGTTCCGGTTCGGAGCCCATGGCATTCAGCCCCGGGGTGTCGAGAATCACCAGCCCCTGCTTCAGCAGCGGGTGGGGGAAACTGATCATCACATGCCGCCACATGGGGATTTCTATGCTGACCGGGGGCACGTCGCACTGGTCATACTCCTCCTGCGAGTACAGGCCCAGCTTGATGGCATTCTGCACCGGCACCGATTTGGTCTTGATGATCTCCTTGAAGGCCTCGGCCATGTGGTCCGGAGAATCCACGTCCAGATCGGTATTGATCCAGTTGTTGGGGTCTTGCTTGAATTCGCTGATGCTGGTGTCATCGAGGCGGGTCTCGATGGGCAGCATACGGATATAGGATTTTTCCGTTTTATGGTCGTAAAACAGCTCCGTCGGGCACATGGTGGTGCGGCCGGCGGATGAGGGCAACAGTCTGCGTTTGTAATCGGCGAAGAAGATCGAGTTGATCAGCTCGGTCTTGCCGCGCGAAAACTCCGCGGCAAAGCCGATGGTGATGTGATCAGAGTCCAGCGAGTCGAGGATCTCGTACATGCGTAGATCGTCCTCGGGACTGCTCATCTCGTGCTTGGCGAGCCACTCACGATAGGTCTTGATCTGGCAGATAATGTCTTCTTTCCAGCGACTATAGGCTTCTAATTGTTCTGTAAACTGGTCTTTGGCCATGCCCGTCTTTACCTGAAATGTTGTCGTTAGTCGCTGCGCGGCACGAAAAACCCGCCCGCAGCTGATATCTCGGTATCAATAACGGCCCCTGGCAGGGGAAGTTTAGCCCCAGCCGCCGCGCCTGCCGGTGGTCGGTTGGTGAATGCCGTCTGGCTATAGATAGAAAGGGCTGGGCGGAGGGCCGAAACCCGGCTAACGCTGAATCGGTGGCGGCAGCCGGGTCGGCGCGCTGATCTGGACACGCTTCTGACGCCCGCCTTCACCCGCCAGCACGCTCACCCGCGATTTGGCGACCCCGAAGGCCTTGGCCAGGAATTTCACCAGCTGGGCATTGGCCTTGCCATCGACCGGCGGGGCGGTGATGCGCACCTTCAGGCTCTCGCCACCGAGGGGATCGGCACAGGGGCCGACGATCTCGTCACTGCTGGCCTTGGGCTGCACCCGCACCGAGAGGGTCAGGGTGTCGCCTTCCCAGCGGTACCAGGCCTGGCGCTCCGCGCTCACCCGAGCGCCAGGCCCCGGCCCAGATCCCGGATCGGCGCCACCAGCAGGATCGTCAGCAGCTGGATCCCGATCATCACCACAATGGGGGACAGGTCAAAGCCCTGGATCGGCGGCAGCAGGCGCCGCGCCCGGCCCAGCAGGGGTTCATTCAGGCTGTAGAGCAGGGCCACGGCGGGGTTGTAATTGCCGGGACTCACCCAGCTCAGCACCACCTGGATCAGGATGGTGAAAAAATAGATCTGCAACAGCAGCGACAGCAGCTCGGCGAGGGACAGCACCACCAGGCCCAGCGGCTGAAGACCCAGCCCGGAGATCAGCCCGATCACGAACAGCTCCAGCAACTGCAGGCCCAGCATCAGCACCACCGAGGCCACATCGATCCCCAGCATGCTGGGGATCAACCGGCGCAGGGGCACCAGCGTCGGATTGGTCACCTTCACCAGGAACTGGGAGACGGGATTATAGAAATCCGCCCGCACCCGGGCGAGCAGGAAGCGGATCATCACCGCGCCGATATACAGGCCAAACAGGGTCTGCACCAGAAACACGCCCGCGTTGCCGGCGTACGAACCGCCCATCATGCATCTCCCTCTGCCTTCGCCTGGTCGTCACCCAGCAGGGCGGCCAATTCGCGCGACCGATCGGCCGCCGCCTGGAGCACCTGGGCCATGAGCCGGTCGATATGATTTTCCGCCAGCACCCGCAGGCCCTGCTCGGTGGTGCCGCCGGGTGAGGTCACCCGCTCCCGCAGGGTGGTCACCGTCTCGCTGCTTTCCAGCGCCATCTTGGCGGCGCCCAGCGCGGTCTGCAGGGTCAGCAGGCGTGCCGTCTCCGCCGGCAGCCCCAGCTCGGCACCGGCGGCCTCCAACGCCTCCATGATACGGAAGAAATAGGCGGGGCCACTGCCGGACAGCGCGGTCACGGCATGCATCTGGTCTTCGTCCTCGACCCACAGGGTCAGGCCCGCGGCCCGCAGGATGGATTCGGCCAGATCCCGCTGCGCGGCGCTGACCGGCGCACTGGCGAACAGGCCGATCGCCCCGGTCTGCACCAGCGCCGGGGTATTGGGCATCGCCCGCACCACCGCCACCGGCCTGCCCGCCTCGCCGCCCAGCCAACGATTGAGGTCCACACTGCGAATGCCGGCGGCGACCGTGATCACCAGCGGCTGACGGGCCTGCACCGCTGGCGCCAGGGCCGTGGCCACGCCTTGCAGCAGCTGCGGTTTGACCGCCAGCACCACCACATCCGCCTCGGCCACCGCCGCGGCATTATCCTGCGTGGTGTGCACGCCAAAATTCTCGGCGAGATAGTCGCGACTGCGCGGGTTGGGATCCGTCACCGTGATCTGTCCGGCCTGTAGATTGTCGGCCAGCAGGCCGCCGATCAGGCTGGCAGCCATGTTGCCGCCGCCAATAAAGCTGATGTGTATATTTTTCATGATGTGTTAAGCGCCATCCATTGATTGTGTTGAACCTGGATCCGTGGTTTAACCACGGATTCAGGTTGCATTATAGGGCCGACGGGGTCCAAAGATATCGGTGCCGACACGTACGATGGTCGCACCCTCGGCGATCGCCATCTCCAGATCGCCCGACATGCCCATGGACAGGGTATCCCAGTATCGCCATGCCTCCCCGGCCCCGGGCGGGGAGGCTTCCAGCCGCTGAAAGGCCTCGCGCACGGCTCTAAAGGCCGCCCGTTGCACGGCCGGATCGGTGCTCGCCGCCGGGATGGCCATCAGGCCGCGCAGCCGCAGCTGCGGCAACTGTACCACCTGGGCGGCCAGGTCCGGCAACTCATCACACGCTAACCCGGATTTGCTGGCCTCTCCACTGACATTGAGCTGCAGGCAGACATTCAGCGGTGGC encodes the following:
- a CDS encoding phosphomannomutase/phosphoglucomutase encodes the protein MSTASLDPTLFKAYDIRGIVDKTLTEEAVYWIGRALGAEAEARGEQHIYVARDGRLSGPSLIAALSRGLIDAGRDVTDLGMVPTPVLYYAAYELGSGSGIMITGSHNPPEYNGLKMVLGGTTLSGEDIQRLRQRIERGEFSEGRGTRSSDDVVGQYIARITADIKLARPLKVIVDCGNGVAGVVAPQLLRALGCEVIELFCEVDGTFPHHHPDPSKPENLLDLKQALAGLPPAQQADIGLAFDGDGDRLGVVTPTGKVIWADRQMMLYAQDVLSRNPGAEIIYDIKCTTNLHKIIEQAGGKATMWKTGHSFVKAKLKESGAALAGEMSGHIFFKERWYGFDDATYTASRLLEILAKDVRPADDIFNALPDSINTPELNMGTAEGENHPLVDKLIQTADFPDAKITTIDGLRVDFEDGFGLVRASNTTPCLVFRFEATNENGLRRIQDDFRKLLKTQIPDAELPF
- a CDS encoding MFS transporter — its product is MKQTYSRDPVINRSLKHSVRDGAAYAVMSGTGETYFSAFAIFLKASTAQIGFLASVPLLLASFAQLLSAWLGHIYGNRKIIILIGASLQALIWIPIALLPFFPTDHSVEIFITCIILYYAFGNLVAPQWSSLMGELVTEKKRGRFFARRTRISSMMSFFSLVSAGLLLHYFDDNMATKTGYLIIFSVAFISRLISVYHLSKMYDPPGHVAAIEVPVEKTTWKQLTQSQFAGFSSYFALIQFCVAIASPFFSIYLLRDLGFSYIEFMACMASTVLLQFLTLNRWGRISDIFGNRVILSLCGSLIPFVPLLWLFSTNFSYLLVVQAFGGAIWAGFTLSASNFLYDLIPQNKRATYMASHNVLASIGVFFGALLGGYLGTVMPEKYSVLGYEINLVSQLYNVFILSFVLRLITSFLLIPRLKETRRVKPVTIRRLVFRVVRFNPLSGLNFEIISSRRKSP
- the argB gene encoding acetylglutamate kinase, encoding MTLNAKSAMNVAHVLTEALPYIQRFSGKTIVIKYGGNAMVDDDLKNSFARDIVLMKTVGINPVVVHGGGPQIGKLLARIGKETAFVQGMRVTDSETMDVVEMVLGGLVNKEIVNLINQRGGCAIGLTGKDGDMIRAHKLTFEQSAPEMNASEIVDIGHVGEVTSIDPSVVNMLVSGNFIPVIAPIGVGQDGQSYNINADLVAGKLAETLRAEKLILLTNTAGLLDKDGELLTGLGTDRVNELIADGTIHGGMLPKIRCALEAVQAGVSAAHIIDGRVQHAVMLEIFTDEGVGTLIRSRNS
- the slmA gene encoding nucleoid occlusion factor SlmA, giving the protein MTDKSPRAQQILEALARQLENHPGEHITTAALARAVGVSEAALYRHFPSKARMFEALIEFIEHSVFGLITRILDEHDTASARCEHLLTMLLSFSLRNPGLTRILVGDALTGEHERLRLRITQFYDRLETQLKQILREAEGKNQLPVGHPSTAIANLLLAIAEGRMNQFVRSGFRQSPLERWDQQWQLLVGTLFPTPR
- a CDS encoding sulfite exporter TauE/SafE family protein — protein: MDWLNHLLLFLISLVANIFSAFAGGGAGLLQFPVLIFLGLPFGVALATHKVASVALGIGATLRNLREGGLQRRLTLFITACGVPGVIIGASVILFVPDRSAEIALGLLTVSLGLYSFFQPQLGQQPRTTNQSLQHYAIGGVVLFFIGILNGSLTSGTGLFVTLWLVRWFGLDYKRAVAHTLVLVGLFWNGSGAITLGLIGDIQWDWLPALLAGSLLGGYIGAHLAITRGNRWIKHTFEAITLAVGLKLIIG
- a CDS encoding DUF481 domain-containing protein, which translates into the protein MQQNRVIGALSVLCLSGLVVTDTMAETAPGDGSWKGSVELGIVNTTGNTKTKTTSAKAKAETEREKWRHTLGFDSLTSSDHGTTTAERYAITGQSNYKFGPQNYLFALLAYENDRFSGYDYRVTEALGYGRRIIDNPDLKLDLEIGPGARQSKLEHGGSEDELMVRGAANLAWDISGTSKFTENFSTEVGEDVTITKSVTALSAQINGSLATKITYTIKNTSDVPVGIKKTDTETAVTLVYNF
- the pyrE gene encoding orotate phosphoribosyltransferase, coding for MQDYQQEFLEFAIDVGVLRFGEFTLKSGRVSPYFFNSGLFNTGASLARLGRFYAQAIIDSGLAFDTIYGPAYKGIPLAASLAIALADQHGRDVPYCFNRKEAKDHGEGGLIVGAELKGRVLIIDDVISAGTSVRESVEIIQAAGAQPAGVVIALDRQERGQGEVSAIQEVERDYGLKVASIVGLLQLVEFLSNKSDQADALAAIQAYRDKYGV
- a CDS encoding exodeoxyribonuclease III — encoded protein: MKIISANLNGIRSAHKKGFFQWLHTQQADVICLQETKAQEHQLDPDVFYPEGYHCHYFDAEKKGYSGVAIYARQKPLRVIRGLGEGFEDMDAEGRFIQADFAQQDGNTLSVISLYLPSGSSREERQQIKFSFMDRFTDTLKAMHRKAHEFVICGDWNIVHREIDIKNWKSNQKNSGCLPEERAWLDQLFGPLGFSDAFRVVNQEAGQYTWWSNRGQAWANNVGWRIDYQVITPGLRERVLNASIYKAERFSDHAPLIIEYR
- a CDS encoding DUF4426 domain-containing protein: MMKKISLLILLAVSAIVVMCHSAVAGEPQVFGEYTVHYNAFNTDTLQPAMAEAYNIVRSKNRGMITVSVMKNESKGVEKPVRANITASASNLTGQFRTFKVREIDEGDTIYYVSEFHVAHEEMLDFVLQVLPEGSAKPVVVEFRQKFYTQ